In Mangifera indica cultivar Alphonso chromosome 1, CATAS_Mindica_2.1, whole genome shotgun sequence, a single genomic region encodes these proteins:
- the LOC123213898 gene encoding putative disease resistance RPP13-like protein 3, producing the protein MVDAVVSFVVERTGDYLIKKAALLSGVKDEVESLKKELEWMNCFTKDAEEKQAGNSMIEQWVSDIREIAYDFEDVLDEFKLQVGDKDEEGESSERKRGFFTAIGKSVREKVTTYNIGKKIESLKKKLSDVSRRCELYGLRDINIKRDEDSHAVRRMKQLRRTTSFSLEVNVVGYQDEIKKLLDKLLDNEPRRYVISIWGTGGLGKTTLAGKLYKSSEIKQKFHYSAWVSVSQQYQLGDLLRKIIKSFGFSVEELERMSEEDLGDHVNKSLQGGKYLVVIDDVWDQGAWRTLRKAFPDNENGSRVIITTRSKDDAELSDERTFVHKLRFLKSDESWQLFYDKAFWNSSPEGEEQLMLGREMVEKCRGLPLAIVVLGGLLSTKNLREWKSVRKKMWKKLSAGSLEITYLLDLSFDDLPYQLKLCFLYLSQFPEDSEINTDRLIRLWEAEGFIPHSEEIMEDEARNYLNELINRSLIQKEKTLLGKVVTCRIHDLLRELTIRKATELNFMHIYDGIENSSTHSSRQPCRRQVYSGMKGTMCLRQCTPVLRSLLLFHLFEEGPTPQKFASTLCKKFRFLRVLEFDGLPREFDFSLPKNIDKLVHLKYLGLRHTCIKGIPKSILNMSNLETLVLQDDKGGEISLQGNLTRLKNLRHLIGNFTKYCLCINNMTNLQTLQSSELCNFNLCKSRNFG; encoded by the coding sequence ATGGTGGATGCTGTAGTGTCATTTGTGGTGGAGAGGACTGGGGACTATCTCATCAAAAAAGCAGCCTTGTTAAGTGGAGTGAAAGATGAAGTGGAGTCACTGAAAAAAGAACTGGAATGGATGAATTGTTTCACAAAGGATGCTGAGGAGAAACAAGCTGGCAACTCTATGATAGAACAGTGGGTGTCTGACATACGAGAAATTGCTTATGATTTTGAGGATGTCTTAGATGAATTCAAGCTCCAAGTCGGTgacaaagatgaagaaggaGAGTCTTCAGAAAGAAAGCGCGGATTCTTTACTGCCATTGGGAAATCGGTTAGGGAGAAGGTAACTACGTACAATATAGGCAAGAAGATTGAATCTCTGAAAAAGAAACTCAGTGATGTTTCTCGTAGATGTGAATTATATGGCCTAAGAGACATCAATATCAAGAGGGACGAAGACAGCCATGCTGTTAGAAGAATGAAACAGCTGAGAAGAACCACCTCCTTTTCCTTAGAAGTGAACGTAGTTGGTTACCAGGATGAGATCAAAAAACTGTTGGATAAACTGCTTGATAATGAGCCAAGGCGTTATGTGATCTCTATTTGGGGCACCGGTGGCTTGGGCAAAACAACCCTTGCAGGAAAACTTTATAAAAGCAgtgaaatcaaacaaaaatttcattatagTGCTTGGGTTTCTGTATCTCAGCAGTACCAACTTGGAGATCTGCTtcgaaaaattataaaatctttcGGTTTTTCTGTGGAGGAATTGGAGAGAATGAGTGAGGAAGATTTGGGGGACCACGTTAATAAATCTTTGCAAGGGGGCAAATATTTGGTGGTAATTGATGATGTATGGGACCAAGGTGCATGGCGAACCCTCCGAAAGGCCTTTCCAGACAATGAGAACGGTAGCAGAGTGATTATTACCACTCGCAGCAAAGATGATGCAGAGCTTTCAGATGAAAGAACTTTTGTACATAAACTTCGTTTTTTAAAGTCAGATGAGAGTTGGCAGTTATTCTATGATAAAGCTTTTTGGAATTCAAGTCCAGAAGGTGAAGAACAACTGATGCTGGGAAGAGAGATGGTAGAAAAATGTCGCGGTCTACCACTTGCCATTGTTGTATTGGGTGGTTTACTTTCAACAAAGAACTTACGCGAATGGAAGTCGGTACGAAAAAAAATGTGGAAAAAATTAAGTGCTGGTTCTCTTGAGATAACATATTTGTTGGATTTAAGCTTTGATGATTTACCTTATCAATTGAAGTTATGTTTTCTCTATTTAAGTCAATTTCCAGAAGACTCTGAAATCAACACAGATAGGCTGATTCGCTTGTGGGAGGCTGAGGGTTTCATACCGCACAGCGAAGAAATAATGGAAGATGAGGCTCGCAATTACTTGAATGAGTTGATTAATAGGAGCCTCATTCAAAAAGAGAAAACGTTGTTGGGCAAGGTTGTAACATGTCGAATTCATGATCTGTTGAGGGAATTAACGATTCGAAAGGCAACAGAGCTCAACTTTATGCATATTTACGATGGAATCGAAAACTCATCAACTCACTCTTCCAGGCAACCATGTCGACGACAAGTGTACTCTGGGATGAAAGGGACCATGTGCCTTCGACAGTGTACTCCGGTCTTGCGTTCTCTTTTGTTGTTTCATCTCTTTGAAGAAGGTCCAACACCACAGAAATTCGCATCAACTTTGtgcaaaaaattcaggtttctAAGAGTGCTCGAGTTTGACGGTCTCCCGAGAGAATTTGACTTCTCCTTACCCAAGAATATTGATAAGTTGGTTCACTTGAAGTATTTAGGTTTGAGGCACACTTGTATTAAAGGTATTCCGAAATCGATTCTCAACATGTCGAATCTAGAAACTCTGGTCTTACAAGATGATAAGGGCGGTGAAATATCTCTACAAGGGAACCTTACCAGGCTGAAAAATTTGAGACATCTGATTGGAAACTTCACAAAGTATTGTCTGTGCATAAACAATATGACAAATCTTCAAACTCTTCAATCAAGTGAACTATGCAACTTTAACTTATGCAAATCCAGAAACTTTGGTTAA